A segment of the Planctomycetota bacterium genome:
GCCGAGCAGGACCGTGCCTTTGGAAGGGACGGGCACCGCCCTGCCCTTGTCGTGGCCCTTCTCGACGATGAGTAACGGCATACCCTCTTCCCGTTCCGACGCGCCGGCTCGGCGGCGGAGCTCCCTCCGGAGATAGCCCGAAAGCCCCTGTTCGTATCGTCCGGCGCGGCTCGAACCCCCGGCTAATTATACCCGAACGCCCTCGAAAACCGCGCTGCCGATCCGAACGCAGGTGGATCCCTCCTCGACGGCGGCCTCGAAATCCTCGGACATCCCCATCGAGAGCCCCGCGAGCCCTTCGCGCGCCGCCAGCTCGCGCAGCCGCCGGAAGCAGCCGCGGGCATCGCCCCCGCGGGGAGCCATCGTCATCAAGCCGAGCACCTCAAGACCCGCTCCGCGGGCCGCGGCGACCGCCGCGGGAACCTCCTCCGGGCGATAGCCTCCCTTCGTGGCTTCGCCCGAGACGTTCACCTGCACGTAGACCGGCCGCTTGGGCTCCGTCCGGGCCATGGCCTCCACGAGGGCCGGACGATCGAGCGAATGAATTATTTCCGCCCATTCGAGCGTCCTGCGCAGTTTGTTGGTCTGAATGTGGCCGATCATGTGTCTCCGGAACTGGCGCAGCGGCCCGACCCGGCGCAGGCCTTCGAGCGGACGGTGCTCTCCCACGTCGGTGACCCCCAGAGCGGCCAGCTCAGGAATAAGTTCCACGGGCGCCGATTTGGTTACCACCACCAGCGTCACGCCCGCCGGGTCGCGCCCCGCGCGACGGCAGGCCTCGGCGATCCGCCCGCGCACCTTCTCCAGGTTCTCCCGCAGCCGCGCCCGATCCATGCGCCGCCCCCGGGACCCTAGCCGTTCATCCCTCGAATCAGCCGCAGAACGTCCTCCGCCCGCAGCCGCGCCCCCGGCCGAAGCTCCCGAAAGAAGCGGCGACTGACGAAAACCTCTTCGGAAACGATCGCCACCGGCGCATCGCCCGCCCGGCGGAGCGCCTCCGAAAGAGCCGCGTCGAAGGACGCCGCGTCCCGGTAGGGAATCTCGACGGCCTCCACGCCGGCTTCCCCCGCCAGGGCGGTCCAGTCCGGCGGTTCCGCCAGCGCCGCGAACGAGCCCTCGGCGATGAGGTCCGAGAGCGTCCAGGCCACGTCTCCCCGAACCGCCTCGCCGGCGGAAAGGCCCGGGGCCCGAACGAGCAGGATCTTCTTCATTCGGAGGCGAAAAGGTCCGGAGGCCACACGTACGCCTGTCGCACCAGATGGTCGCGAAGCTTCCGGCGGTTCTCCTCCCGCTTCTGGTTCTCGAGGAAGCTCCGGATCCGGCCCTGCGCCTCGGCGAAGGTCTCCTCCCGCTGGTTGATGCGTTGCTCGAGCCGGAAGATGTTCAGCGTCGATCCGTCCTCCACGATGTCGCTCGTCTCTCCCACCTTCATCGTGTCGAAAAGGAGCCGCACCGTGGCCGGCGAGAAAAACTTCGAGGCGTCCTCGCGCGACACGCCCCGCAGGATCACTTCGCCGCCCGCGCCCCGCCGGACATCCGAATAGAAATGCGCCACGAGGTAAGGATCCGCCCCTTCCTGGAGCTTCCGCAGCACGGACTCAGCGAGGGCGCGCTTATATTCCTTCTCGCGCTCCGTGGAGAACTGGAAGGCCACCCGCACCGCGCTGACGTTCTCGATCGCCTTGAACTGCTCGCGGTGGTTGTCGTAGTAGCGGCGAATTTCCTCCGGAGGCACGGAGTCGATCATGAGGCCGGGCGTCTTCTCGTCCGGGTTCGTGAACGACTTCTGGAGCAAATGCCGGTAGAGCTTGAAGACCAGGTACGTCCGCCGCCGCAGTTCCCGGTATTCGGTGCGGGTGATCCCCTGAAGGCGCAGCCATCGCTCGAAGTCGTCCTCGTCCCGGAAGTTCTTGCGTTCCCGGCGCAGATAATCCTCAAGCTCCTGCTCGCTCACCTGGACGCCGTGCTGGCGGGCGGCCTGAAGGAAAAGTTTCTCTTCGGCCAGCTCGCGACGTTTCGACAGGCGAAGCTCCGGCGTAATCTCCCCTTTCACGTTCCGGAGGCTGTCGTCCACGTCCTTCCAGGTGATGATCTCGTTGTTGATCCGCGCGGCGATGCCGTCGGCGAGCACGCCCGGCAGCGGGCCGTCGGCCCCGTTGGCGTCCTGCGGCCGGATCGCCGTCTCCGGCGGCGCGGGGCGGGTCGCCCGCGCGGGATCCGCCGGGCGTTCCGGACCGCCGCCCGAACACGCGCTCCAGGCGGCCAGGATCAGCGCGGGCGCGAAAACGCGCAGAAGGGGCATGACGACCGCATCATACGGACGCCTTCGCGGCGCTGTCAAGAACGTCCCCGGAACGTGTCGATCTTTTCCGGGAAGGCGCGATGCAGGACCGGATCGAGGAATTCCTCACGCATCTGGAGGTGGAGCGCGGATACAGCGCCCACACCCGGCAGGCGTACCGCCGCGATCTCTCGTTTTTCCGCGGGCCGCTCTCCCGCGAGGGGATCCGCGCCTATTTCGCCGCCCTCCGGACGTGCCGGACGCGCGCGTCGGGCCTGGCCCGCGCGGCCGCGAGCCTCCGCTCGTTCCTCCGTTTCCTGGGGCGGGAGGACCTCCTCTCGCACGTCCCGACGCCGAAGATTCCCCGCCTCCTCCCCAATCCTCTGTCCCGGGATCAGGTCGAGGCGCTCCTCGAAGCCCCGTCCTCGGGACCGCTGGCCGCCCGCGACCGGGCGCTCGCCGAGCTTCTCTACGCCTGCGGCCTGCGCGCCTCGGAGGTGGCCGGCCTGAGACGATCGGACGCGCATCTGGACGCGGGCTACGTGCGCTGCCTGGGCAAGGGGTCCAAGGAACGCGTGATTCCCCTCGGCCGGCCCGCCCGGGAGGCCCTCGCGGCGTACCTGGCGGAGGATCCCGAGGCGCCCCCGGACGCTCCCCTGTTCCGCAGTCTCCGGGGCGGACCCCTCGCGCGGGAAACCGTCTGGAGGATCGTCCGCAAGCTCGCGCGCCGGGGGGGAATCGACCGCCGCGCCTATCCCCACGCGGTGCGCCACTCCTTCGCCACGCACCTCGTCGAGAACGGGGCCGACCTGCGCTACGTTCAGGAAATGCTCGGGCACGCGAAGATTTCGACGACTCAGATCTACACGCAGGTGGACCAGGCGCGCCTCAAGGCCGTCCACCGGCGCCATCATCCGCGCGCGTAGCCGCGGGAGGCACGACTCCTTCGTTGAGGCTTCCCGTCCGATACCCCTGAAGGTCGAGGGCGACGTATCGGAACCCCAGTTCCTTGAGCCGCCCGACCACCAGATCCCGCACGGGCGACCGCACGATCTCCTCGAAATCCCTCGGATCGAGCTCCAGGCGCGCGATCGTGTCATGGTGACGCACGCGGAACTGGCGCAGCCCCAGACCCCGAAGGACGTCCTCGGCCTGCTCCACGACCCGGAGCTTCTCCGGCGTCACCTCGCTCCCGTACGGGATACGCGAAGAAAGGCAGGCCATGGAGGGCTTGTCCCACGTGGGAAGCCCGAGATCGCGGGAGAGCCGGCGGATCTCGAGCTTGGTCAGGCCGGCCTCGGCCAGAGGCGCCCGCACGCGGTGCAGGCGCGCCGCCCGCGCTCCGGGCCGGTGATCCGCGCGGTCGTCGGCGATCTCCCCGTAGACGACGTACCGGCAGCCCTCCCGCTCCGCCAGGGGCGCCAGGCGGGTGAAAAGCTCGTCTTTGCAGAAGAAGCACCGGTCCGGAGCGTTGGCGCGGTAGCCCTCCCGGTCGAGCTCCTTCGTCTCGACGAAGATCTGTCGGGCGCCGATCAGCCGGGCCAGCCGCTCGGATTCGCGGCGCTCGGCCTCCGGAAAGGACTCGCTCAGCGCCGTGACCGCGACCGCGCGGTCCCCGAGGACGTCGCGCGCGACCTTGAGCAGGAAGGTGCTGTCCACGCCGCCCGAGAAGGCGACGAGAACGCTTCCCATGTCAGCCAGGGATTTCCGAAGGGATTCGAGCTTGTCCATGCGCCCGGCGCCGAAGGTAAACGACGGCGCTCGTCAGAATGAGCGCGGCTTCGACGGCGAAGATGCCCAGAAGCGGCCCCCACGTGGCTCCGAGAACGTGGCCGTACGAATGAAGTCCCGTGCCGAAGAGAATGTTGACGCCCACGTACGAAAGCATGATGACGGCGAACCCCACGAGCGCCGCGTTGGCCAGAAGCAGGCCCTTCACCTTCCCCGTGAAGCGCGCGTGCAGCATGGCGAGATACCAGAGAAGCGTGATGAGCGACCACACCTCCTTCTGATCCCACCCCCACCAGCGCCCCCACGCCTCCCCCGCCCACACCGCCCCCAGCGA
Coding sequences within it:
- a CDS encoding YggS family pyridoxal phosphate enzyme — its product is MDRARLRENLEKVRGRIAEACRRAGRDPAGVTLVVVTKSAPVELIPELAALGVTDVGEHRPLEGLRRVGPLRQFRRHMIGHIQTNKLRRTLEWAEIIHSLDRPALVEAMARTEPKRPVYVQVNVSGEATKGGYRPEEVPAAVAAARGAGLEVLGLMTMAPRGGDARGCFRRLRELAAREGLAGLSMGMSEDFEAAVEEGSTCVRIGSAVFEGVRV
- a CDS encoding peptidylprolyl isomerase translates to MPLLRVFAPALILAAWSACSGGGPERPADPARATRPAPPETAIRPQDANGADGPLPGVLADGIAARINNEIITWKDVDDSLRNVKGEITPELRLSKRRELAEEKLFLQAARQHGVQVSEQELEDYLRRERKNFRDEDDFERWLRLQGITRTEYRELRRRTYLVFKLYRHLLQKSFTNPDEKTPGLMIDSVPPEEIRRYYDNHREQFKAIENVSAVRVAFQFSTEREKEYKRALAESVLRKLQEGADPYLVAHFYSDVRRGAGGEVILRGVSREDASKFFSPATVRLLFDTMKVGETSDIVEDGSTLNIFRLEQRINQREETFAEAQGRIRSFLENQKREENRRKLRDHLVRQAYVWPPDLFASE
- a CDS encoding tyrosine recombinase XerC, giving the protein MQDRIEEFLTHLEVERGYSAHTRQAYRRDLSFFRGPLSREGIRAYFAALRTCRTRASGLARAAASLRSFLRFLGREDLLSHVPTPKIPRLLPNPLSRDQVEALLEAPSSGPLAARDRALAELLYACGLRASEVAGLRRSDAHLDAGYVRCLGKGSKERVIPLGRPAREALAAYLAEDPEAPPDAPLFRSLRGGPLARETVWRIVRKLARRGGIDRRAYPHAVRHSFATHLVENGADLRYVQEMLGHAKISTTQIYTQVDQARLKAVHRRHHPRA
- the larE gene encoding ATP-dependent sacrificial sulfur transferase LarE, encoding MGSVLVAFSGGVDSTFLLKVARDVLGDRAVAVTALSESFPEAERRESERLARLIGARQIFVETKELDREGYRANAPDRCFFCKDELFTRLAPLAEREGCRYVVYGEIADDRADHRPGARAARLHRVRAPLAEAGLTKLEIRRLSRDLGLPTWDKPSMACLSSRIPYGSEVTPEKLRVVEQAEDVLRGLGLRQFRVRHHDTIARLELDPRDFEEIVRSPVRDLVVGRLKELGFRYVALDLQGYRTGSLNEGVVPPAATRADDGAGGRP